The DNA segment ACTCGATGAGAATTTGGCTAAAGCCCGATATTTTAGCTCACTACAAGCTAACTCCCGGCGACGTAATAGCTCAAGTAAAAATCCAAAACAGCCAATACGCCGCGGGCAAAATAGGCGAGCAGCCCTCAGACGGCGCCAACCCTTACGTTTATTCCGTTCGCACGGACGGACGTCTCAAAAACGCAGCGCAATTTGGCGATATAATCATAAAAAGCGCCGACGGAGCGGTCCTAAAACTAAAAGACGTCGCCGAGGTAGAGCTCGGAGCCGCTAGCTATGCCGCAGACGCTATGCTAAACGGCAAAGACGCTATCCCGCTTTTAATCTTTATGCAAAACGATGCTAACGCCCTAGCCACGGCGAAGGCGGTAAACGCAAAGCTTGACGAGCTAAGTAAAAATTTCCCCGCCGGTTTTAAGCACACGATCGCTTACAATCCGACCGAATTTATCGACGTCTCTATCGACGAAGTCGTAAAGACCTTTATCGAGGCGATGATCCTGGTTATCATCGTTATGTATATGTTTTTAAAGAGTATCCGCGCCACTATCATCCCGATGCTAGCCGTTCCGGTCTCGATCATCGGGACGTTTGGCGGACTATACGCGATGGGATTTAGTATAAATTTGATCACTCTTTTCGCGCTCATCCTAGCTATCGGTATCGTCGTGGACGATGCTATCATAGTCATCGAAAACGTGGAGAGAATTTTACACGAGGATAAAACCGTAACCGTCAAAGAAGCAACCTATAAAGCGATGGAAGAAGTGCAAACCCCCGTCATCTCGATCGTGCTAGTGCTCTCTGCGGTTTTCGTTCCGGTCGCTTTTATGGAGGGTTTTGTAGGTGTCATCCAGCGCCAGTTCGCGCTCACGCTGGTTACCTCCGTTTGTATCTCAGGTTTCGTCGCGCTTACGCTTACTCCGGCGCTTTGCGGCGTTATGCTAAAAAGACAAGAGAGCGAGCCTTTTTGGATAGTGCGTAAATTTAACGACTTTTTCGACTGGAGCACTAAAATTTTTACCGCCGGCGTAGCAAAGGTGCTTCGCCACGTCATCATCAGCCTTATTTTGATAGGCGTTATGGGTTATGCGACGTTCGAGCTGTTTAAAAAAGTCCCGAGCGCCCTCGTACCGTCCGAAGACAAGGGTTCTTTGATAGTTATCACTTCGCTACCGCCGTCAAGCAATATGCTAAAAACCAAAGAAGAAGTTAAAAATATCAATCAAGCTATCCTTAGTAACCCGAATATCGAGTTTATGATGAGTTTTGCGGGATACGATATGATCGCGGGCGCGCTTAGAGAAAACTCCGCCATTAGCTTTATCAAACTAAAAGATTGGAGCGAGAGAAAAACGCCGGACAGCCAAGCGGGCGCGCTAACCGGGCCTTTTAACGGTATGCTTTGGGGCTCGAAGGAGTCGATGAGCTTTGTAGTAAATGTTCCGCCCATTATGGGTCTTTCGATGACGGGCGGCTTTGAGATGTATCTGCAAAACAAAAGCGGCAAGAGCTACGCCCAGATCGAAGCGGACGTGAAAAAAGTAGTCGCCGCGGCGAATGCGCGCCCGGATCTAACCGGCGTGCGCTCGACGCTAGAGACTAATTACCGTCAGTTTAAAATCGACGTCGATAAGCAAAAAGCCCAAATGTTCGGCATTAGCGAGAGCGAAATTTTTAGCGCGATAAGCTCGACTTTCGGCTCTTACTATATCAACGACTTTAACCTTTTCGGTAAATCTTACCGCGTCTATGCCAGAGGCGAAGAGGGTTTTAGAAACAATCCCGAAGATTTGCGTAAAATTTACGTTCGCTCAAGCGGCGGCGAGATGATACCGCTAAACTCCGTCGCTACTCTAACTAGGATTTTGGGCCCCGATATCGTTGATAGATTTAACCTTTTCCCCGCAGCTAAGATCCAAGGCGACCCAAAACCGGGCTACACCTCGGGCGACGCGATAAAAGCGATACAAGAGGTAGTCGAGCAGACGCTAAATACGGAAGAGTACGCCATCAGCTGGGCGGGCACGGCGTATCAGGAGGTCAGCTCGCAAGGCACGGGCACGACGGCGTTTATCTTCGGTATGATTTTCGTATTTTTGATACTAGCCGCGCAGTACGAGCGCTGGCTCATCCCGCTAGCCGTTATCACGGCCGTTCCGTTCGCGGTTTTCGGTTCGCTGGCCGCGGTTTGGGCTAGAGGGCTAACAAACGACATTTACTTTCAGATCGGACTACTGCTTCTCATCGGTCTATCGGCTAAAAACGCGATCCTTATCGTCGAATTTGCGATGCAAGAAAGGTTAGCGGGCAAGAGCGTATTTGACGCAGCCGTTAACGCGGCAAGGCTTCGCTTTCGCCCGATCGTCATGACCTCGCTAGCGTTTACTTTGGGCGTTTTCCCGATGGTTATCAGCACGGGCGCAGGCGCGGCGTCTCGCCACTCGCTAGGCACGGGCGTGATCGGCGGCATGATAGCGGCCACTACGATAGCGATATTTTTCATACCGATGTTTTACTATCTGCTAGAAAAGCTAAATAACAAAGTCTGGGACAAAAAACCAAGCGGAGCACAGGAGGTCAAAAATGTATAAAATTTTAACTTTAGCCGCGGCGCTATTTTTAGCGGGCTGCTCGTTTCGACCCGATATCCCCGAGGTCGATACGACATTTGAAACTACGTATAAATTTGAAACTAGCGACATCAGAGACGAGTGGTGGAAGGAGTTTGGCGACGAAAACCTAAACGCCCTCGTAGCTAGCGCGCTAGAGAAAAATACCGACCTTCGCACGGCTTATTTAAATTTGCAAAAAGCGGCCGCAAGCCTAGGCATCTCGGAAGCCGATCTTTTTCCTAGCGTAAATTTAAACGTCGGCTATACCAAAGCAAAAAGCAGCGGCGAAACCTACACCAAGCAGCCTCAGACGCGCTACCGAACCTCGCAGGTAAATTTAGGCCTAAGCTACGAGATAGACCTGTGGGGCAGAGTGAGAAACAGCGTCGAGTCGGCCAAAGCTAGCCTAAACGCGACCAAGCTCGACTACGCTACCGCACGCCTTAGCATAAGCTCTAGCGTAGCTAAAAGCTACTTCGCGCTCGTGGCTCTAAATATGCGCGAAGCCGTGCTAAAAGACACGCTAAAAACCTACGAGGAGACGTTGGCGCTTCGCAAAACGCAGCTTGATCTGGGCGGCATAAACGAAACAACCTATCTGCAAAGCAAAGCCGCCGCACAAAGCGCCAAAGTAAGCCTACTAGAGGTGCAAACCTCGATGTCTCAGGCTCTAACGTCGCTAGCGGTGCTAACAGGCAAATCAAACGACGAGATCCTAAACGGAGCCGTGCAGAGCGCTAAAATGCTACCCAAAGAGCCCGAAGTGAGTGCAGGCGTGAGCGCGGACATACTGCTGCGAAGGAGCGACGTAGCTAAAGCCTACGCCGATCTAAACGCCACTAACGCGCTAATCGGCGTCGCAAAGGCCGACTATCTGCCGTCCATCTCGCTAACGGGACTTTTCGGATTTTCTAGCATAGATTTTGAAAATATCTTTATCAGCAACGCCAACACGTGGAGCATAGGCGGCTCTTTGGTGCAGAAAATTTTCGACTACGGCAGAACCAAAAACAACGTCCGTATCGCCGAAACCAACGAGCAAATCGCGGCCGTAGCCTACGAAGCGGCGATCAAAAAGGCTCTTGGCGAGGTAGCAGACGCGCTAAACAACCGCAAAAACGCCAAACTAACGCTAAATCAAGTCAAAGAGCTCCTGCTCTCGCAAGAAAAAATCTATAAGTTAGCCAAAGATCAGTTCGAGGAGGGCTACACCGGGCATCTGGAGCTACTCGATGCGCAGCGCAACCTACTCTCCGTTAGGCTCCAAGACATCGAGGCGAATTTAAATCTCATTAGCTCCGTCGTGGACGTCTATAAGGCTTTCGGCGGCGGTTTTAAAGCCGAGTAAATTTATTTTTTGGCGGAGCTTTTCGGCTTTAAATTTGACGTGACCTCGCCTATAAATTTTAAATTTTTAGCCTGTTTTATTGCCGCGATTTATCTTAGCTTTATGCCTTCAAATTTCAAAATTTAGCGCTTGCTTTTGTTATTCGCACGACTCCTATAAACCTATTTTTAGGCGCCTGATACTTTGGATAAATTTTAGTTGCGACTTTTGAGATAAATTTGCATTCAAAGACGTAAATTTGTTTTAGCTTTGAGCGATACGCAAAGTCGGTCGAATTTACATCGTCTTATCCGGAGCGCACGTTTTGTAAATTTACCGCTTCAAATTTACGGTTTTTGGCAAAATTTGCGAGCAGGAAGGCGATTTACGATCAAATTTACAGACGTATTTCGAGCTTAAATTTAGCGCAATACCCGCCGCCAAATTTCATTTTAATTTTAGCAAGCGACGCGAAAGCACCTTATTAGAGCAAAATAGGCCAAATTTAACGTTTTTGATATTTTAACAGTCGAGCGAAGTTTGCGATTATGACGATTTTACAAATTTATGTTTTTAAATTTGACGTAGCGTAAAAAACGGGTGCGAAAATTTGAAATTTGCAAGTCGAAATTTGGCTAAATTTATGCCCTACTTCACAAAAATCATAAATTTGACTCAAATTTAGACGCCAAATTTTACTCTTTGCCGGTTAAAATTTGCACGATGGTTTCGGGCAAAATTTCATGCTCTATCGCGTGGATTTTGGCCTCGTAAGCTTCAAAACTCATTCCCGCGCTCTTTTCAAACGCGCGCTGAGCGATGATCGCACCGCCATCTAGCTCCTCGCTGACCCAGTGCACGCTCACGCCGCCCACCTTCATATCGCTATCAAAGCTCTCTTTTATCGCGTGCGCACCCTTAAAAAGCGGCAGCAGCGACGGGTGCAAATTTATCGCGCGAATCTCTCGCGTAAAAACGGGCGTGAGAATGCGCATAAAGCCCGCAAGCACCGTTAGATCGACGTTAGCGCGCTTTATCTGCGCTACGACCGCGGCGTCAAATTCCTCTCTCGAGGCAAAATTAACGTGCTCGATTACGACGCTTTGCAGGCCGTATTTTGCGGCCTTTGTTATGCCGCCGGCGTTAGCTTTATTTGTTAGGGTTAGCGCGACCTCGATCTTGGTTTCGCCAAAAACTTTGCCGTGCAGACTCTGCAAAATCGCCTCCAAATTCGAGCCGCCGCCGCTAAATAAAACCGCTATTTTTTTCGTAAGCATTTGAGTCCTTTGATGACGTCCGCGGCCGTGAGCGCATAGTCGTTGATTTTGATTTCGCGCGCGGCTAACGCGTGAGCTAACGTGCCCGAGATCGCGGCTTTTAGCGGGTCGTAACCCTGCGCAAGCAGTCCTGCGACGATACCGCTTAGCGCGTCTCCGCTGCCGCCTTTTGCTAGCGCGGCGCTACCCTGCGTCATGACGTAGACCTCGCCGCCTTGCGCGATTAGCGTATTTGCGCCTTTTAAAACAAGCACACATTTAAAATTTCGGCTAAAAATTTGAGCGAGTTTGAAGCGATTTTTCTGCACTTCGCGAGTGTCAAATTCGCCCAAATTCGCAAGCTCTAGCAGGCTCGCAAACTCCTTTGGATGCGGCGTTATCACGATGTTTTTATTATTTAAAAGCTCAAGCGTGTGCGGCTCGTAGCAAAGATCGGCGTCGATAACGAGCGCGTCTTTTGTTTTTAGCTCGCTAAAAAGCTCGCCTTTTTGCGCTTCATCAAGCTCGCCAAGCCCCATGCCGACGGCTCCGACTCGCATTTTCGGCATTATGCGCGCGCTTTGCATCAAAACGGGCTCAATGTTTAAATTTTCGCCCACGACGCTAACAAGCCCAGCACCGATCGTTAGCGCGGCAAGTCCAGCTATACGCGCCGCTCCGCCCTTTTCGCCGCTCACGACAAACACGTGCCCAAAGTCGCCCTTGTTAGCGTTTTGTTTGGTGCGAAACGGCAAATTTAAATCGCTCTTACCAAGCTTGTAAAAGCTCGTCTGCGTCTCGTAAAGCTCGCGCGAAAGGCCCAAATTTGCGACCTTTACGCGCCCGACGCAATCCTTTGCGAAGTCGCTATAAAGCGCCGACTTTAGCGCGCCCATCGTCACGGTCGTATCAGCCTTAAAGACCGCGCCTTGCGGCACGCCGTTTTTATCAAGTCCGCTCGGGATATCGCAGGCGAGCTTGTAGGCGGGTTTTGCATTTAGTAGATTTATCAAATTTATCGTCCGCTCGTCTAGCTCGCGGCTAAGTCCTGTTCCGAAAATCCCGTCGATGATACAGTCAAATTCACCGCTTTCCGTCAAATTTGAGATCAAATTTACGCCGCATTTTAGCGCTCTGGTTAGCTCGGTTTTTGAGGTTTCGTTTTGTTTGTCGCTCGCTAAAAACGCGAAACAATCAAATTTGCCGCCCAAAAGCCGAAGCGCGGCGAGCACGTCTGCGCCGTTGTTTCCGCTGCCGACGACGCCTAAAATTTTACGGCGTTTTAGCGATGATTTTTTAAACCTAGTCCGCACGGCGCGAGCTAACGCATTTGCGGCGTTTTGCATCAGCACTTCGGTGCTAAGCCCAAACTCGCTCACGGCCCTAGCGTCAAGCACCGCCGTATCCCAAAATAGCTTTTTCATGCGCCCTCCTGCTTCACTCGGTAGCTCAAAGCCTCTAAAATGTGCGGCTTTTTGATGATACGCGAGCCCTCGATGTCGGCGATCGTGCGGGCGACTTTTAGGGTTTTGTTTATGGCGCGGCGGCTAAGAGAAAATCTCTGCGTTGCGTGATCTAGCGCCCCGCTCGCCTCGTCGTCGCAGACGCAAAATTTAGCTATCTCTTCGTCGCCGAGTTTGCCGTTTAGCTCGCTTTGAGCGCGCGAGATTTGCGTCTCAAATACGCGCAGCACGGTCTGCCACATCGCCTCGCTCACGACGTCGCTTTTATCATCGGCACTCACCTCGTCCATCTGTAAGTATAAGTCGATGCGGTCTAGCACGGGAGCTGAAATTTTACTTTTGTAGCGCTTGATCTCAAGCTCGGAGCATTTGCACTCCAGATTTTTTGAGAGCAGATTGCCGCAGGGGCAAGGGTTCATCGCGGCTACGAACATAAATTTGGTCTCATACGTGACCTTTGAATTTACGCGCGAGATGTTGATTTTGTAGTCCTCCAGCGGCTCACGCAGACTCTCTAAAATCTGCGGCGCAAAGTGCGGAAGCTCGTCGAAAAAGAGTATCCCGCCGTTAGCTAGCCCGACCTCGCCGATCCTGGCCGTGCTCGATCCCCCGCCAAATATCGAGCCTTTCGTCGATGTGTGGTGCGGACTACGAAAGGCACGCAAAGCGGAAAATTCGCTCTCCTGCTGATTTAGCGAGCTATAAGCGCAGCTGAGCAAAATCTCCTCCAAGCTTTGCGGCGGCAAAATGTAGCGCAGGCGCTTGGCGCTCATACTTTTACCGCATCCGGGGCTGCCCTCAAAGATAATATTGTGCATACCGCAAGCGGCCACCAAGCAGGCTCTTTTTGCCCTACTTTGGCCTTTTACGTCGCTAAAATTTAGCTCGAAATTTTGATTTTTTACGAAGCTTTTTTCGCCTATTTTGATCAAATTCGAAAAAAGCGGATGAACGCTGCCCACTCTGCACGAGGCGGTAAATTCGGGCTCTAGGAAAAATTTGATCGCTTCGGCCAAATTTGAAACGGCGTAAATTTCCAAATTCGGTATCGCGCCCGCTTTTTGCGCTATCTCTTGCGGGATCAGCACGCGAGAACCCGGCGCTTTCGCGCTCAAAAAAAGCAAGATAGAAAAAAGGCTCGCAGTGCTTTTGACGCCGCCATCAAGCCCCAGCTCGCCGAATACGAAAATAGGCTCAAAGTCGCGCTCTTTTTGCAAAGCGATTAAAAGCGCGATGGGTAGGTCGAAGTGGCTACCGGATTTTGGCATATCGGACGGGGATAAATTTATGATGATTTTTTGCGCGGGGAAGGAGAAATTTAACGACAGAAGCGCTGATTTTACGCGCTCGGCGCTCTCTTTTATAGAGGCTCCCGCGAGACCTACGATATTTAGCGCCGGCAAGCCGCGGTTAAAACTGGACTCGACGTCCACCAGCCGCAATTCGTCGTTATAAGTGGCGCATTTTAGGGCTTTCATGCAGTTTTTTGCTTTTTATACTCTTTGTCGAATTTTTTGCGTTTGTTGTAGCCGATGCGCTCGATAAAAAGGTGCCCGTCGAGGTGATCCATCTCGTGCTGGATCGCGACCGATAAAAGCCCCTCGGCCTCGAGCTCTCGGCGCTGTCCGAAACGGTCTTGATACTCCAGCGTGATAAACTCCGCTCTTTTCACGTCCTCGTAGTATCCCGGCACGCTAAGGCAGCCTTCTTGATAAATAATCTCGCCTTCTTTGCGTAAAATTTTGGGATTTATGATCTCAAGCAGATCCTCTTTACGCTGCTCTTTGCTCTCTTCGTCAAATAAATTTACGATCAAAATTCGCTTAGCTTCGCCCGTCTGGATAGCGGCCAGTCCGATGCCGTTTTTAGCGATCATAGTTTCATACATATCGTCTAAAAATTTATGCAGCTCTTCGTCAAAAACTTTAACTTCAAGCGATTTAACGAAAAGCTTTTTGTTCGGATAGGTTAAAATTTCCAATATCACTTTTCACCGCCGTCCTCTAGCACCATATAGTGCTCTGCGTCTCTGCCTGTTCTTGCGAGCATATCAAGTATCGCAGATAGCAGCTCGGTGACGGTTTTGTCGGTATTTAAATCGCTTGCGACGACTTCCATATCAAATTCGAATTTTTC comes from the Campylobacter rectus genome and includes:
- a CDS encoding YifB family Mg chelatase-like AAA ATPase, whose product is MKALKCATYNDELRLVDVESSFNRGLPALNIVGLAGASIKESAERVKSALLSLNFSFPAQKIIINLSPSDMPKSGSHFDLPIALLIALQKERDFEPIFVFGELGLDGGVKSTASLFSILLFLSAKAPGSRVLIPQEIAQKAGAIPNLEIYAVSNLAEAIKFFLEPEFTASCRVGSVHPLFSNLIKIGEKSFVKNQNFELNFSDVKGQSRAKRACLVAACGMHNIIFEGSPGCGKSMSAKRLRYILPPQSLEEILLSCAYSSLNQQESEFSALRAFRSPHHTSTKGSIFGGGSSTARIGEVGLANGGILFFDELPHFAPQILESLREPLEDYKINISRVNSKVTYETKFMFVAAMNPCPCGNLLSKNLECKCSELEIKRYKSKISAPVLDRIDLYLQMDEVSADDKSDVVSEAMWQTVLRVFETQISRAQSELNGKLGDEEIAKFCVCDDEASGALDHATQRFSLSRRAINKTLKVARTIADIEGSRIIKKPHILEALSYRVKQEGA
- the def gene encoding peptide deformylase; translation: MILEILTYPNKKLFVKSLEVKVFDEELHKFLDDMYETMIAKNGIGLAAIQTGEAKRILIVNLFDEESKEQRKEDLLEIINPKILRKEGEIIYQEGCLSVPGYYEDVKRAEFITLEYQDRFGQRRELEAEGLLSVAIQHEMDHLDGHLFIERIGYNKRKKFDKEYKKQKTA
- a CDS encoding efflux transporter outer membrane subunit, yielding MYKILTLAAALFLAGCSFRPDIPEVDTTFETTYKFETSDIRDEWWKEFGDENLNALVASALEKNTDLRTAYLNLQKAAASLGISEADLFPSVNLNVGYTKAKSSGETYTKQPQTRYRTSQVNLGLSYEIDLWGRVRNSVESAKASLNATKLDYATARLSISSSVAKSYFALVALNMREAVLKDTLKTYEETLALRKTQLDLGGINETTYLQSKAAAQSAKVSLLEVQTSMSQALTSLAVLTGKSNDEILNGAVQSAKMLPKEPEVSAGVSADILLRRSDVAKAYADLNATNALIGVAKADYLPSISLTGLFGFSSIDFENIFISNANTWSIGGSLVQKIFDYGRTKNNVRIAETNEQIAAVAYEAAIKKALGEVADALNNRKNAKLTLNQVKELLLSQEKIYKLAKDQFEEGYTGHLELLDAQRNLLSVRLQDIEANLNLISSVVDVYKAFGGGFKAE
- a CDS encoding efflux RND transporter permease subunit encodes the protein MFSKFFINRPIFATVVSIIIVIAGMMAIKGLPIEEYPKLTPPQISVSAVYTGADAQTIADSVASAIEDQINGVENMLYIQSTSSSSGSLNINVYFKIGTSAKQATIDVNNRVQAALSRLPQEVQNMGVTVRERSGSILEVIGFTSPNMNLVEMYNYVNLNIADEVKRVSGVGDTVTIGSKEYSMRIWLKPDILAHYKLTPGDVIAQVKIQNSQYAAGKIGEQPSDGANPYVYSVRTDGRLKNAAQFGDIIIKSADGAVLKLKDVAEVELGAASYAADAMLNGKDAIPLLIFMQNDANALATAKAVNAKLDELSKNFPAGFKHTIAYNPTEFIDVSIDEVVKTFIEAMILVIIVMYMFLKSIRATIIPMLAVPVSIIGTFGGLYAMGFSINLITLFALILAIGIVVDDAIIVIENVERILHEDKTVTVKEATYKAMEEVQTPVISIVLVLSAVFVPVAFMEGFVGVIQRQFALTLVTSVCISGFVALTLTPALCGVMLKRQESEPFWIVRKFNDFFDWSTKIFTAGVAKVLRHVIISLILIGVMGYATFELFKKVPSALVPSEDKGSLIVITSLPPSSNMLKTKEEVKNINQAILSNPNIEFMMSFAGYDMIAGALRENSAISFIKLKDWSERKTPDSQAGALTGPFNGMLWGSKESMSFVVNVPPIMGLSMTGGFEMYLQNKSGKSYAQIEADVKKVVAAANARPDLTGVRSTLETNYRQFKIDVDKQKAQMFGISESEIFSAISSTFGSYYINDFNLFGKSYRVYARGEEGFRNNPEDLRKIYVRSSGGEMIPLNSVATLTRILGPDIVDRFNLFPAAKIQGDPKPGYTSGDAIKAIQEVVEQTLNTEEYAISWAGTAYQEVSSQGTGTTAFIFGMIFVFLILAAQYERWLIPLAVITAVPFAVFGSLAAVWARGLTNDIYFQIGLLLLIGLSAKNAILIVEFAMQERLAGKSVFDAAVNAARLRFRPIVMTSLAFTLGVFPMVISTGAGAASRHSLGTGVIGGMIAATTIAIFFIPMFYYLLEKLNNKVWDKKPSGAQEVKNV
- the purN gene encoding phosphoribosylglycinamide formyltransferase, whose amino-acid sequence is MLTKKIAVLFSGGGSNLEAILQSLHGKVFGETKIEVALTLTNKANAGGITKAAKYGLQSVVIEHVNFASREEFDAAVVAQIKRANVDLTVLAGFMRILTPVFTREIRAINLHPSLLPLFKGAHAIKESFDSDMKVGGVSVHWVSEELDGGAIIAQRAFEKSAGMSFEAYEAKIHAIEHEILPETIVQILTGKE
- a CDS encoding bifunctional ADP-dependent NAD(P)H-hydrate dehydratase/NAD(P)H-hydrate epimerase, producing MKKLFWDTAVLDARAVSEFGLSTEVLMQNAANALARAVRTRFKKSSLKRRKILGVVGSGNNGADVLAALRLLGGKFDCFAFLASDKQNETSKTELTRALKCGVNLISNLTESGEFDCIIDGIFGTGLSRELDERTINLINLLNAKPAYKLACDIPSGLDKNGVPQGAVFKADTTVTMGALKSALYSDFAKDCVGRVKVANLGLSRELYETQTSFYKLGKSDLNLPFRTKQNANKGDFGHVFVVSGEKGGAARIAGLAALTIGAGLVSVVGENLNIEPVLMQSARIMPKMRVGAVGMGLGELDEAQKGELFSELKTKDALVIDADLCYEPHTLELLNNKNIVITPHPKEFASLLELANLGEFDTREVQKNRFKLAQIFSRNFKCVLVLKGANTLIAQGGEVYVMTQGSAALAKGGSGDALSGIVAGLLAQGYDPLKAAISGTLAHALAAREIKINDYALTAADVIKGLKCLRKK